The Pantoea phytobeneficialis genome has a segment encoding these proteins:
- the eptA gene encoding phosphoethanolamine transferase EptA, with protein sequence MKFPNKLQCHSTWFNFGAALFFAIVLNGLFVFRAWQIITYDRLHDYLFAASIPVVLISAFYFIFSLIAWPFIRKPLLIVLVLTSAAANYFMHSFGTVIDTNMIENVFESNAQEAGALISRTWVVWMLLMGILPVAVISSIRIQNGQRWWWSLLQRLAGALGALLIILLMAVLFYKDYASLIRNNKGLVKMITPANIVSGTGHYVDQRWLQGSQQLVKIGQDAHKGPLIAAEQKKTLVVLVVGETGRAEDFSLGGYQRDTNPQLKQQQVIYYPHATSCGTETAVSVPCMFSNMPREQYDANLAHHQEGLLDVLAHAGVSVLWRENDGGCKGACDRVPHTDMTMWNLTQYCHDGFCLDDVLLHNLDNYTASLQNDGIIVLHQMGSHGPAYYQRYPSQFRRFTPTCDSNQIQDCDHQALVNTYDNSLLYTDDMLSRTIDKLKALSDRFNVAMVYLSDHGESLGEHGMYLHGAPYMFAPSQQTHIPLLMWMSPGYAAAYHVNQGCLRQQAAETPVSQDNLFHTLLGMFNIQTGEYQPRLDMIRSCQTLS encoded by the coding sequence ATGAAATTCCCGAATAAGTTACAGTGTCACTCGACCTGGTTTAATTTTGGTGCTGCTCTCTTCTTTGCCATCGTCTTAAATGGCCTGTTTGTCTTCCGCGCCTGGCAAATTATCACCTACGATCGACTGCATGATTATCTGTTTGCCGCCAGTATCCCTGTGGTACTGATTTCGGCGTTCTACTTTATTTTTAGCCTGATCGCCTGGCCATTTATCCGTAAACCCCTGTTGATCGTACTGGTACTGACCAGTGCCGCTGCCAACTACTTTATGCATAGCTTTGGCACGGTCATTGACACCAACATGATCGAAAACGTGTTTGAGTCGAATGCACAAGAAGCCGGTGCATTAATCAGCCGAACCTGGGTGGTCTGGATGCTGTTGATGGGCATTCTGCCAGTCGCCGTTATCAGCAGCATTCGTATTCAGAATGGGCAACGTTGGTGGTGGAGTTTGTTGCAACGTTTGGCGGGTGCACTTGGCGCACTGCTGATCATTTTGCTGATGGCCGTGCTGTTTTATAAAGACTATGCCTCGTTGATCCGCAACAACAAAGGCCTGGTTAAAATGATCACTCCGGCGAATATCGTTAGCGGCACCGGCCACTACGTCGATCAACGTTGGTTACAGGGTAGCCAGCAACTGGTCAAAATTGGCCAGGATGCACACAAAGGCCCGTTAATCGCGGCCGAACAGAAAAAAACCCTGGTCGTGCTGGTGGTGGGTGAAACCGGCCGTGCGGAAGACTTTTCCCTCGGCGGTTATCAACGCGACACCAACCCGCAGTTAAAACAACAGCAAGTTATTTATTATCCGCACGCTACTTCTTGTGGCACTGAAACCGCCGTTTCCGTACCTTGCATGTTTTCCAACATGCCGCGCGAACAATACGACGCCAATCTGGCACACCATCAGGAAGGCCTACTCGATGTGCTGGCGCATGCCGGGGTGAGCGTGCTGTGGCGCGAAAACGACGGCGGATGTAAAGGTGCCTGCGACCGTGTGCCCCATACCGACATGACAATGTGGAATCTGACACAATATTGTCACGACGGTTTTTGTCTCGACGATGTGTTGCTGCATAACCTCGATAACTATACCGCCAGTTTGCAGAACGACGGGATTATCGTGCTCCATCAAATGGGTAGCCACGGTCCGGCTTATTATCAGCGCTATCCCAGCCAATTCCGCCGCTTTACGCCAACCTGCGACAGCAATCAGATTCAGGATTGCGATCATCAGGCCCTGGTCAATACCTATGATAATTCGCTGCTCTACACCGACGACATGCTGAGTCGTACTATCGACAAACTGAAAGCGTTAAGTGACCGTTTCAACGTGGCGATGGTTTATCTCTCCGATCATGGTGAATCGCTGGGTGAACACGGCATGTATCTGCACGGTGCACCCTATATGTTTGCTCCTTCACAGCAAACACATATCCCATTGTTGATGTGGATGTCACCCGGTTACGCCGCCGCGTATCACGTTAATCAGGGGTGTTTACGTCAACAGGCAGCGGAGACTCCGGTATCACAGGATAACCTGTTCCATACCCTGCTGGGCATGTTCAACATCCAGACCGGCGAATATCAACCCAGGCTGGACATGATCAGATCGTGCCAGACGTTGAGTTAA
- a CDS encoding DUF1289 domain-containing protein has product MLQTHDVGVEVAEQLEFFPVPSPCRGICQSDERGYCRGCLRSREERFNWMQYSDAQKRDVLRLCRQRWLRLQRSQKSEQPDEPQQPSLF; this is encoded by the coding sequence ATGCTGCAAACCCATGACGTCGGAGTTGAAGTGGCCGAGCAACTTGAGTTTTTTCCCGTCCCCAGTCCCTGCCGCGGCATTTGCCAGAGCGATGAACGCGGCTATTGTCGTGGTTGCCTGCGCAGTCGTGAAGAGCGGTTTAACTGGATGCAATACAGCGATGCGCAGAAACGTGATGTGCTGCGTTTGTGCCGCCAGCGTTGGTTGCGCTTACAACGTAGCCAGAAGAGTGAACAACCTGACGAACCGCAACAACCCTCACTGTTCTGA
- a CDS encoding aldo/keto reductase — MLQPQQIAPQGPTFSPLIMGYWRLMEWGMTAQQCVQFIEHHLSLGITTVDHADIYGDYRCEATFGEALKLAPGLREKLQIVTKCGIATRAKAEHQIGHYITEARHILQSAENSLRHFGTDHLDLLLIHRPDPLMDADEVAEAFLALHQSGKVRHFGVSNFTPTQFTLLQSRLPFTLATNQLEISPLEQSTLLDGTLDQCQQLRMRPMAWSCLGGGRLFNDPHYQPLRDELHQIQQEIGASNIEQVVYAWVMKLPSHPLPIIGSGKTARVSDAVAACQLTLDRQQWFRIRKAALGYDVP, encoded by the coding sequence ATGCTACAACCGCAACAGATTGCCCCGCAGGGACCGACGTTTTCACCGCTGATCATGGGTTACTGGCGTTTAATGGAGTGGGGTATGACGGCCCAGCAATGCGTACAATTTATTGAGCACCATTTGTCGCTGGGGATCACCACCGTTGACCACGCTGATATTTATGGTGATTACCGTTGTGAAGCCACGTTTGGTGAAGCACTGAAACTGGCGCCAGGTTTGCGCGAAAAACTGCAAATCGTCACCAAGTGTGGCATCGCTACGCGTGCCAAAGCGGAACATCAGATTGGTCATTACATCACCGAAGCGCGGCATATTTTGCAAAGTGCGGAAAACTCGCTGCGGCACTTCGGTACTGATCACCTTGATCTGTTGTTGATTCACCGTCCTGACCCTTTGATGGATGCGGATGAAGTGGCTGAAGCCTTTCTTGCTTTACATCAGAGCGGCAAGGTACGTCACTTTGGCGTCTCCAATTTCACACCGACACAGTTTACGCTGTTGCAGTCGCGGCTCCCTTTTACTCTGGCGACGAACCAACTGGAAATTTCGCCTCTGGAGCAGTCGACCTTGCTGGATGGAACCCTGGATCAATGCCAGCAGTTACGCATGCGACCGATGGCCTGGTCGTGTCTTGGCGGCGGTCGTCTCTTTAACGATCCGCATTACCAGCCGCTGCGGGATGAGCTTCATCAGATACAGCAGGAAATCGGTGCCAGCAATATTGAACAGGTGGTTTATGCCTGGGTCATGAAACTGCCAAGTCACCCCTTGCCCATTATTGGTTCCGGCAAAACGGCCCGTGTCAGTGATGCGGTCGCCGCCTGTCAACTTACGCTCGATCGCCAGCAGTGGTTCCGCATTCGCAAGGCGGCGTTGGGTTACGATGTGCCCTGA
- the sodC gene encoding superoxide dismutase family protein, translating to MNRILIAVLALLTSGVAQAASEQVTLHTVTEHGIGAAIGKVTLSETPWGLEFTPELTGLAPGVHGFHIHAKGSCEPGESGGKTVAAGAAGGHFDPGNTGKHLGPYANGHLGDLPALFVTDNGNADYPVLAPRIKSLNEIKGKALMVHVGGDNHADHPLPLGGGGARFACGVI from the coding sequence ATGAATAGAATCCTGATTGCTGTTCTGGCGCTGTTAACGAGCGGCGTTGCGCAAGCAGCGTCGGAACAGGTGACGCTGCATACGGTTACCGAGCACGGTATTGGTGCGGCTATAGGGAAAGTCACCCTCAGTGAAACGCCCTGGGGGCTGGAGTTTACCCCCGAACTGACGGGCCTGGCGCCGGGTGTGCATGGTTTCCACATCCACGCAAAAGGCAGTTGTGAACCGGGAGAGTCGGGAGGTAAAACGGTAGCGGCGGGTGCAGCAGGTGGGCATTTTGACCCGGGCAACACCGGGAAACACCTCGGACCCTATGCCAACGGTCATCTCGGCGATCTGCCGGCATTATTCGTCACCGATAATGGCAACGCTGACTATCCGGTATTGGCTCCGCGCATCAAATCCCTGAATGAAATCAAAGGGAAGGCATTGATGGTGCATGTTGGAGGCGATAATCACGCCGATCATCCCCTGCCGCTGGGTGGCGGTGGCGCGCGTTTTGCCTGCGGTGTGATTTAA
- a CDS encoding FUSC family protein has translation MNLQWLAWRNLPWIKATQSEWRYALRNAIAMCLALTMAYALQLDQPYWAMTSAAVVSFPTVGGAISKSLGRIVGSLLGATAALLIAGHTLNEPWLFAFFMAGWLALCTWIANHYQNNVAYAFSLAGYTAAIIAFSSVNITDISELWTITQARVCEVISGILCAGLMMMVLPSTSDGHTLMKSLRQMHARLLEHAVLLLQQGSTDNVRSAHETVISQILTMNLLRIQAFWSHYRFRRQNNVLNYVLHQQLRLTSVLSSLRRMLLNWPEAPQSLFDAMQKLLHELAQPECDKYQLALILRGIIPAAAGDYRQRAFVQRLRYFCWVYLNVQRWIRLIERADADTRFQPPRVPSLARESDSAEAGWSALRTFSVIMLGCAFWIATQWDSGAAALTLTAIACVLYSSAPSPTGSISLLLKTLLWLSVFSFMLQFGLMVQISALWQFLLVLFPLLTTLQLFKLQQKTRAGMWGQFIVFMGSFIAVSNPPDWDYQSFLNDNLAKVCGVMLAWLAFQVLRPSSDARRSRRHIRALRHAFLDQLRRHPQLSESRFESQIYHHISQLSNSRDEQARAWLLRWGVVLLNCSHIVWQLREWQPGSQTLAAMRDSSLEDLQRIMSIRGVHHMPLQATLDELEAMIAQLPVEQDSEANTLAGILWRLRCSLAQLKQALPG, from the coding sequence ATGAATTTACAGTGGTTGGCGTGGCGCAATCTGCCGTGGATCAAAGCCACCCAGAGTGAATGGCGCTATGCCTTGCGCAATGCAATCGCCATGTGCCTGGCGCTAACGATGGCCTACGCCTTGCAACTGGATCAGCCTTACTGGGCCATGACTTCCGCCGCCGTGGTCAGTTTTCCTACCGTCGGGGGGGCCATCAGCAAAAGTCTGGGACGTATCGTCGGCAGTTTACTGGGTGCCACTGCCGCGTTACTGATTGCCGGGCACACGCTGAATGAACCCTGGCTGTTTGCCTTTTTTATGGCAGGCTGGCTGGCGTTATGTACCTGGATTGCCAACCACTATCAAAACAATGTGGCCTATGCTTTTTCGCTTGCCGGTTATACCGCAGCGATTATTGCCTTCAGCAGCGTCAATATCACCGATATCAGTGAGTTATGGACTATTACCCAGGCACGCGTTTGTGAAGTAATTTCCGGTATTTTATGTGCCGGATTAATGATGATGGTTCTGCCCAGTACTTCAGATGGGCATACGCTGATGAAGTCGCTGCGCCAGATGCATGCCAGATTGCTCGAACACGCCGTGCTGCTGTTGCAGCAAGGCAGCACCGACAATGTTCGTAGTGCGCATGAGACGGTGATCAGTCAGATCCTGACCATGAATCTGCTACGTATTCAGGCGTTCTGGAGCCACTACCGCTTTCGGCGGCAAAATAACGTCCTGAACTATGTGTTACATCAACAGTTGCGCCTGACCAGCGTGCTCTCCAGCCTGCGACGCATGTTACTGAACTGGCCAGAGGCACCGCAGTCGCTGTTTGATGCCATGCAAAAACTGTTGCACGAACTGGCACAGCCGGAATGCGATAAATATCAGTTGGCGTTGATTCTGCGCGGCATTATCCCAGCCGCAGCGGGCGATTACCGCCAACGCGCCTTTGTGCAGCGCCTGCGCTACTTTTGCTGGGTGTACCTTAATGTCCAGCGCTGGATCAGGTTGATCGAACGAGCAGATGCGGATACCCGATTTCAGCCCCCACGCGTTCCGTCACTGGCACGCGAAAGCGATAGCGCCGAAGCAGGATGGAGCGCACTTCGCACCTTCAGCGTGATTATGTTGGGATGTGCGTTCTGGATTGCTACGCAATGGGATTCCGGTGCAGCGGCTTTGACACTGACCGCAATCGCCTGTGTGCTTTACTCTTCCGCCCCCTCGCCAACGGGCAGCATCTCGCTGCTGCTGAAAACCCTGCTGTGGCTGTCGGTGTTTAGCTTTATGTTGCAGTTTGGCCTGATGGTCCAAATCAGCGCACTGTGGCAATTTTTGCTGGTGCTGTTCCCTTTGCTGACTACCCTTCAACTGTTCAAGTTGCAGCAGAAAACCCGCGCGGGTATGTGGGGGCAATTTATCGTGTTTATGGGATCCTTTATTGCGGTCAGCAACCCGCCAGACTGGGATTATCAGAGTTTCCTCAACGATAATCTGGCCAAGGTCTGCGGCGTGATGCTGGCATGGCTGGCCTTTCAGGTACTGCGTCCCAGTTCCGATGCCCGGCGTAGCCGTCGCCATATCCGCGCCCTGCGTCATGCCTTTCTTGATCAACTGCGACGTCATCCCCAACTGAGCGAAAGCCGTTTCGAGTCACAGATTTATCATCATATCAGCCAGTTAAGTAATAGCCGTGATGAGCAGGCACGCGCGTGGCTGCTACGCTGGGGCGTGGTGCTGCTCAATTGTTCGCATATTGTCTGGCAGTTGCGTGAGTGGCAGCCTGGCTCTCAGACGCTGGCAGCGATGCGCGACAGCAGTCTGGAAGATTTACAACGCATCATGAGTATACGGGGTGTGCATCATATGCCCTTGCAGGCAACGCTGGATGAACTGGAGGCGATGATTGCGCAGCTTCCGGTTGAACAGGATAGCGAGGCCAACACGCTGGCTGGCATTCTGTGGCGTTTGCGTTGCTCGCTGGCACAATTGAAACAAGCGCTGCCGGGGTGA
- a CDS encoding efflux RND transporter periplasmic adaptor subunit has product MKFNPFKYFSTLVVFALALLAGWWMWNYYMQSPWTRDGKVRAELVDITPQVSGRIVALAVRDNQFVHKGDTLLTLDPVPWQIGLDNAEAQLAKAQSDEQKAQHELNRRSNLPRNVISAEDLDAAHLTANAAAASTKAAQATLDQARWNLEQTKISAPTDGWISNLALRPGNYATAGTPLFSLVDSHSWYVMGYFEETKLRHIQPGASANIVLYSNGQRLQGRVESIGRAIYDQSVDSDSGLVPDIKPNVPWVRLAQRVPVRIHLDTIPQDIPLVAGTTCTISIVR; this is encoded by the coding sequence ATGAAATTCAATCCCTTTAAATATTTTTCCACACTGGTGGTGTTTGCCCTGGCTTTATTGGCGGGCTGGTGGATGTGGAATTACTACATGCAATCGCCCTGGACGCGTGATGGCAAGGTCCGTGCCGAACTGGTTGATATCACCCCCCAGGTTTCTGGCCGCATTGTTGCGTTGGCGGTGCGAGATAATCAGTTTGTACACAAAGGCGATACGTTGTTGACGCTCGACCCGGTACCCTGGCAGATCGGCCTGGATAATGCTGAGGCACAGCTGGCAAAAGCACAGTCGGATGAGCAGAAAGCCCAGCATGAATTGAACCGGCGCAGCAATCTGCCCCGTAATGTGATTTCAGCGGAGGATCTTGATGCAGCGCATCTGACCGCTAATGCTGCCGCAGCGAGTACCAAAGCAGCCCAGGCGACACTTGATCAGGCACGCTGGAATCTGGAACAGACCAAAATCAGCGCCCCCACGGATGGTTGGATTAGTAATCTGGCGCTGCGCCCAGGTAATTACGCCACAGCGGGCACACCGTTGTTCTCACTGGTGGACAGTCATTCATGGTATGTGATGGGGTATTTCGAAGAAACCAAACTGCGTCACATCCAGCCCGGTGCCAGCGCGAATATTGTGCTGTACAGCAACGGTCAACGCCTGCAAGGCAGAGTGGAAAGCATCGGGCGAGCGATTTATGACCAGAGTGTCGACAGTGACAGCGGCCTGGTGCCGGATATCAAACCCAATGTCCCCTGGGTGCGACTGGCGCAACGGGTTCCGGTGCGTATTCATTTGGATACCATTCCACAGGATATTCCACTGGTGGCGGGCACCACCTGTACCATTTCGATTGTGCGCTGA
- a CDS encoding DUF1656 domain-containing protein, protein MSVFPLTANAPLTDLVFGASLFFPPLFKAVLLGFFFWLLIHPLLRGWMYSGDIWHPTLMDLSLFVLCVSAALWLLSLG, encoded by the coding sequence GTGTCTGTTTTCCCCTTGACCGCTAACGCGCCACTCACTGATCTGGTCTTTGGTGCATCTCTGTTCTTCCCACCGCTGTTCAAAGCGGTACTGCTGGGTTTCTTTTTCTGGCTACTGATCCATCCGTTGCTGCGTGGCTGGATGTATTCCGGTGATATCTGGCATCCCACATTAATGGATCTTTCCTTGTTTGTGCTGTGCGTCAGCGCCGCACTCTGGTTACTGAGCCTCGGATAA
- the slyA gene encoding transcriptional regulator SlyA, giving the protein MDTTLGTDLSRLVRIWRALIDQRLKPLELTQTHWVTLHNIHQLPPEQSQIQLAKAIGIEQPSLVRTLDQLEEKGLITRSTCANDRRAKRIKLTRQAEPIIEQVENVIDATRDDILSGISLEEVNQMVTLIARLEKNILELQNREK; this is encoded by the coding sequence ATGGATACGACACTCGGAACAGATCTGTCTCGACTGGTGCGCATCTGGCGTGCCTTGATCGATCAGCGTCTGAAGCCGCTTGAGTTGACGCAAACACATTGGGTGACGTTGCATAATATTCATCAACTCCCGCCAGAGCAGTCGCAGATTCAGCTGGCGAAAGCTATTGGTATTGAGCAACCCTCTCTGGTACGCACGCTCGATCAACTGGAAGAAAAGGGATTAATCACCCGTTCAACCTGTGCAAATGACCGCCGTGCAAAACGCATCAAGCTAACCCGGCAGGCTGAGCCTATCATCGAGCAGGTCGAGAATGTGATTGATGCGACCCGTGATGACATTCTTAGCGGTATCAGCCTGGAAGAGGTAAACCAGATGGTGACGCTGATTGCCCGGCTGGAGAAGAATATTCTCGAGTTACAAAATCGCGAGAAATAA
- a CDS encoding response regulator transcription factor, producing MEMKQGLLIPMQNEQNKNFKDDGEVITISDQLLEMQNSPGIKYSIWPDRNYYLRVGIQAALLDKQHNHLNFNFIFVDFSHYNIKLFSDPHWISHLVKSGSGLILLSDYRMDNLASWWWKNNQRIATVIYSSDCKQSITKKIKDVLIGRWGNGVKPGSLTTLEVEVLNLLSREYTLKDIADSLGIDRKKLYNIRFSLQRKLNGEINKLFLF from the coding sequence ATGGAAATGAAACAGGGATTGTTGATTCCAATGCAAAATGAACAGAATAAAAACTTCAAGGATGATGGTGAGGTGATAACGATCTCCGACCAGTTGTTGGAAATGCAGAATTCACCTGGCATTAAATACAGCATTTGGCCTGACAGAAATTATTATCTACGCGTTGGGATTCAGGCTGCGCTGCTCGATAAACAACATAATCATCTGAATTTCAATTTCATCTTTGTTGATTTTTCACACTACAACATCAAACTGTTTTCTGATCCACACTGGATCTCCCACTTAGTCAAAAGCGGAAGTGGGTTGATATTGTTATCTGATTACAGGATGGATAATCTCGCGTCCTGGTGGTGGAAGAACAACCAACGCATTGCCACCGTGATCTACTCCAGTGATTGCAAACAGTCCATCACAAAAAAAATTAAAGATGTTCTCATTGGCCGGTGGGGTAACGGTGTCAAACCTGGCAGTCTGACAACCCTGGAGGTCGAAGTCTTGAATCTGCTGTCGCGGGAATACACCCTGAAGGATATCGCCGACTCGTTGGGAATCGACAGGAAAAAGCTTTATAACATCCGATTTTCTTTGCAGAGAAAATTGAACGGTGAAATCAACAAACTTTTTCTGTTTTAA
- a CDS encoding two-partner secretion domain-containing protein, translating into MKIQTGLMKFSPLASAILLALPVMVNAADLSMPNGNINMANGVPVVNINGANGNGISHNIYDKLNVGKEGLIFNNSQNGANTSLAGQIAGNSNLASGTAKVILNEVTSKNKSNLNGQMEVAGDKAHLIIANPNGISCDSCGFINTDKVTMTTGKADLNNGELHGYSVNGGLITTNGLTSDSPTAILARSIVVNGDINASGQELTLIAGNNYVDTSNKVTGTVNASGGRNSYGIDVAKLGGMYANKINLISTENGIGVRNAGVLAAGSGGIQIDTNGRLINNSAQIKSTGAIAVKTKGALENVTGKIVSDKTISIDTNKNGINNSRAGNIMSGADIYISSGEFNNVNGKVAAAGTLAMNTNNATLTNYGKGNSVGIEAGVVVLQTGALNNNNGQIKGFYVGSESSNLSNNNGMIESYSDVDISTSGSVNNTSGLIRGANGHVKIDASKGTLTNSGTKSADAASSDSLGIIAGEGGIQISVAALNNSNGQIASAGDIGFLTKSNVNNVNGKIATKKSVSIKAASLSNAQSSIVGQTGVDIDLTGDVTNHIGIISSEYGDVNIRARHVNNSGGLLLGQNISLDAVHDVNNDTSLIVAQKKLTINAGGTVANQNGNNFGDVWGLYFGMPNQKGGMIGNGGVEITANTLNNNNSRIIAQHAPLTLAITGALYNDRSMLIGAGASSIKAGSLSSNYSTIHSTGDLSIDTRSLSLASSGSIIDNDATGIIAADGALTLNVANNFTNYGWITGKQKVSVNTAGVLYNRNTIYSDNETQVYAKSAVYNFKDMVAGLKLTVSATETVYNSGNMFTEGHASITGKRVYNEGNSAVMGGRQGLELETDTLINSGKVVGL; encoded by the coding sequence ATGAAGATTCAGACAGGCTTAATGAAGTTCAGCCCATTGGCCTCAGCGATTTTGCTGGCCCTGCCAGTTATGGTGAATGCTGCCGACCTCAGCATGCCCAATGGTAACATCAACATGGCTAATGGGGTGCCGGTAGTCAATATCAATGGGGCTAACGGCAATGGCATATCGCATAACATTTATGACAAGTTGAATGTTGGCAAAGAAGGTTTGATTTTCAACAATAGCCAGAATGGTGCGAACACTTCTCTGGCAGGTCAGATTGCCGGGAACAGCAACTTAGCCTCAGGAACAGCAAAAGTCATTCTGAATGAAGTCACATCAAAGAATAAAAGTAATCTGAATGGCCAGATGGAAGTTGCCGGAGATAAAGCCCATTTGATCATTGCTAACCCAAATGGTATCAGTTGTGATAGCTGCGGTTTTATCAATACCGATAAAGTCACCATGACAACCGGCAAAGCAGACCTTAATAACGGTGAATTACACGGATACTCTGTCAATGGTGGTCTTATTACGACAAACGGTTTAACCAGTGATTCGCCAACGGCGATACTGGCGCGTTCCATCGTAGTTAATGGTGATATTAATGCATCAGGCCAGGAACTCACATTGATTGCGGGTAATAACTACGTCGATACGTCAAATAAGGTGACGGGCACAGTGAATGCCAGCGGTGGAAGAAATAGTTATGGTATTGATGTCGCTAAACTTGGTGGTATGTACGCCAATAAGATTAACTTAATCAGCACCGAAAATGGTATCGGTGTGCGTAACGCAGGTGTGCTGGCTGCGGGGAGTGGCGGCATTCAGATTGATACGAATGGCCGTCTGATCAACAACTCAGCTCAGATTAAATCAACAGGAGCCATCGCGGTAAAAACCAAAGGTGCGCTTGAAAATGTTACCGGTAAAATCGTCAGTGATAAAACGATATCGATAGATACCAATAAAAACGGGATTAACAACAGCCGGGCGGGCAATATTATGTCTGGTGCTGATATATATATCAGTAGCGGTGAGTTTAACAATGTTAATGGTAAGGTCGCGGCGGCTGGAACCCTGGCAATGAACACCAATAATGCGACCCTGACCAACTATGGTAAAGGTAATAGCGTTGGGATCGAAGCGGGTGTTGTCGTATTGCAAACCGGTGCATTAAATAACAATAATGGCCAAATTAAAGGCTTTTACGTCGGTTCCGAATCATCCAATCTTAGTAATAATAACGGTATGATTGAGTCATACAGCGATGTGGATATTTCTACCAGTGGCTCGGTAAATAACACGTCGGGTTTGATTCGTGGTGCGAACGGCCATGTCAAAATTGATGCCTCAAAGGGCACACTCACTAACAGTGGCACCAAATCTGCGGATGCCGCAAGCTCAGATTCACTGGGGATTATTGCGGGTGAGGGGGGCATTCAGATTTCGGTTGCTGCCCTTAATAACAGTAATGGTCAGATTGCTTCAGCAGGGGATATTGGTTTCCTGACAAAGTCTAATGTTAACAATGTTAATGGTAAGATTGCGACTAAGAAAAGTGTGTCAATTAAGGCGGCTTCTCTTAGCAATGCACAATCCAGCATTGTTGGTCAGACAGGGGTTGATATTGATTTGACCGGCGATGTTACTAACCACATTGGTATCATTTCATCTGAATATGGTGATGTGAATATCCGGGCACGGCATGTGAATAACAGTGGCGGCTTGCTGTTGGGACAGAATATCAGTCTGGATGCGGTTCATGATGTGAACAATGATACTTCACTTATCGTGGCGCAAAAGAAACTGACCATAAACGCGGGTGGCACTGTTGCCAATCAGAACGGCAACAATTTTGGTGACGTCTGGGGGCTCTATTTTGGCATGCCAAACCAGAAAGGTGGGATGATCGGTAATGGTGGTGTAGAAATCACTGCCAATACTTTAAACAATAACAACAGCCGTATTATTGCGCAGCATGCCCCTCTGACACTGGCGATAACCGGTGCGCTGTATAATGACCGCAGTATGCTGATTGGCGCGGGTGCATCAAGCATTAAAGCTGGAAGTCTGAGCAGCAATTACTCGACCATCCATTCAACAGGCGATTTATCTATCGATACCCGTAGTCTGTCTTTAGCCAGCAGCGGTAGCATCATCGATAATGATGCAACCGGTATCATTGCTGCGGATGGCGCACTGACGTTGAATGTAGCCAATAATTTTACCAATTACGGTTGGATCACCGGTAAGCAGAAAGTCAGCGTTAACACTGCGGGTGTGTTGTACAACAGGAATACCATTTATTCAGATAACGAAACCCAGGTTTACGCTAAATCCGCCGTATACAACTTTAAAGACATGGTGGCTGGGTTAAAACTAACGGTTAGTGCTACCGAAACGGTTTATAACTCCGGTAATATGTTTACTGAAGGCCATGCCAGCATTACAGGTAAACGCGTTTATAATGAAGGCAATTCAGCAGTCATGGGTGGTCGTCAGGGACTGGAACTGGAAACGGACACTCTTATTAACAGCGGGAAAGTCGTAGGGCTGTAA